The Nitrosomonas communis genome has a segment encoding these proteins:
- a CDS encoding ornithine cyclodeaminase family protein yields the protein MEHPDSLWYLSHKTLESLALTTKDVIESIEHLLLGRKQSKVWNAPKAVITLPDGRYMMATLSAADDPPFLAVKALILNPRNRQRGLPDINSLVILLDSDTGLPLAVMDGNWITAVRTAGLSAVAAKRLARMDASTAAFIGYGTQARSHLQAFADLFPLREIRVFGRGSTNREALCQAAEKLGLLAITSKSAREAVRDADLIISTVTLSPELIPFLDARWLKPGAFAAVVDLAASWLTDSMPAFDRIIIDDIEQEAQMPTPLVDPELVSGDLAGLINDDMTGRCSDDEKTAFVFRGLALGDLALAALAYQRAHHLHKGSEIER from the coding sequence GCCTGGCGCTCACGACCAAAGATGTCATCGAAAGTATTGAACACCTTTTGCTGGGGCGCAAACAATCCAAGGTCTGGAATGCACCGAAAGCTGTTATTACACTACCGGATGGAAGATATATGATGGCGACGCTATCTGCGGCTGATGATCCCCCTTTTCTGGCTGTGAAGGCACTTATTCTCAATCCACGTAATCGGCAGCGGGGTCTGCCAGACATTAACTCACTGGTTATTCTGCTCGATAGTGATACAGGTCTGCCGCTGGCTGTCATGGATGGCAACTGGATTACGGCTGTGCGTACAGCAGGGCTAAGTGCAGTGGCAGCCAAGCGGCTGGCAAGGATGGATGCTTCCACCGCTGCATTTATCGGTTACGGTACTCAGGCACGCAGCCATTTACAGGCCTTTGCTGATTTGTTTCCTTTAAGGGAAATTCGGGTATTCGGTCGTGGAAGCACAAATCGGGAAGCCTTATGTCAGGCAGCAGAAAAGCTGGGTCTATTGGCGATCACCAGCAAGAGTGCAAGGGAAGCGGTGAGAGATGCTGATCTGATAATCTCGACTGTCACGCTCTCACCCGAGCTTATACCTTTTCTGGACGCACGCTGGCTGAAGCCAGGCGCATTTGCGGCAGTGGTAGACTTGGCTGCTTCGTGGTTAACAGACAGTATGCCCGCGTTTGATCGCATTATTATTGATGATATCGAGCAGGAAGCGCAAATGCCTACACCTTTGGTTGATCCCGAGCTAGTGAGTGGTGATCTGGCAGGGCTGATTAATGATGACATGACTGGACGCTGCTCTGACGATGAGAAAACTGCTTTTGTATTTCGCGGTCTGGCTTTGGGGGATCTTGCCCTCGCAGCGCTGGCTTATCAGCGCGCCCATCATTTACATAAAGGATCAGAAATTGAACGCTAG